The nucleotide window TATCGGCGAGGATTCGATCCGGGCGCTGCTGAAGGCGGTTGACGAGTACATCCCGACGCCGGCGCGTGCGATCGACCAGCCGTTCCTGATGCCGATCGAGGACGTGTTCTCGATCTCGGGGCGCGGCACGGTTGTGACCGGGCGGATCGAGCGCGGTGTTATCAACGTCGGCGACGAGGTCGAGATCATCGGGATCAAGGCGACGCAGAAATCGGTCTGCACCGGGGTCGAGATGTTCCGCAAGCTGCTGGACCGCGGCGAGGCTGGCGACAACGTGGGCGTTCTGCTGCGCGGCATCGACCGTGAGGCGGTGGAACGTGGGCAGGTGCTGTGCAAGCCGAAATCGGTGAACCCGCACACGCATTTCGAAGCCGAGGCCTATATCCTGACCAAGGAAGAGGGCGGCCGCCACACTCCGTTCTTCGCCAACTACCGCCCGCAGTTCTACTTCCGCACGACCGACGTGACCGGAACCGTGAAACTGCCGGAAGGCACCGAGATGGTGATGCCGGGCGACAACCTGAAGTTCGAGGTCGAACTGATCGCCCCGATCGCGATGGAAGAAAAACTGCGCTTCGCCATCCGCGAAGGCGGCCGCACCGTCGGCGCAGGCGTCGTGTCGAAAATCCTGAAGTAAGGATTTCGGCAACAATTTCGGGGGCCCGGCAGGTTCGGGCCCCCAATGCTCTTGTATTACGGACGTGCGCGGTGTAGTGCCGCGCCTTCCGCTGACGACGGTTCGATGCAGGCCCGGCATGAGGCCCGGCCTGCCTC belongs to Frigidibacter mobilis and includes:
- the tuf gene encoding elongation factor Tu, which encodes MAKAKFERNKPHVNIGTIGHVDHGKTTLTAAITKYFGDFRAYDQIDGAPEERARGITISTAHVEYETENRHYAHVDCPGHADYVKNMITGAAQMDGAILVCAASDGPMPQTREHILLGRQVGIPFMVCYMNKIDLVDDEELVELVEMELRELFSSYEYPGDDIPIIKGSAHQAMIGERKDIGEDSIRALLKAVDEYIPTPARAIDQPFLMPIEDVFSISGRGTVVTGRIERGVINVGDEVEIIGIKATQKSVCTGVEMFRKLLDRGEAGDNVGVLLRGIDREAVERGQVLCKPKSVNPHTHFEAEAYILTKEEGGRHTPFFANYRPQFYFRTTDVTGTVKLPEGTEMVMPGDNLKFEVELIAPIAMEEKLRFAIREGGRTVGAGVVSKILK